One Cellulomonas soli DNA window includes the following coding sequences:
- a CDS encoding bacterial proteasome activator family protein, which yields MSDSDAPLDDSTRPSGSAAPEAPGPVPAEEDEDVAGLVGQPAKVMRIGTMIKQLLDEVRSAPLDDAARVRLAAIHQRSLRELEEGLSPELVDELERITLPFGQDQTPSDAELRIAQAQLVGWLEGLFHGIQTALVAQQMAAQAQLTQMRRALPAGPGGRTFVIPAPHASDGSHEAEDDGPTPGQYL from the coding sequence GTGAGCGACTCCGACGCACCACTCGACGACAGCACCCGCCCTTCCGGCTCGGCCGCCCCGGAGGCGCCCGGCCCGGTCCCGGCCGAGGAGGACGAGGACGTCGCGGGGCTCGTGGGCCAGCCGGCGAAGGTCATGCGGATCGGCACGATGATCAAGCAGCTGCTGGACGAGGTGCGCAGCGCACCTCTCGACGACGCCGCGCGGGTCCGGCTCGCTGCGATCCACCAACGCTCGCTGCGTGAGCTCGAGGAGGGTCTGTCCCCCGAGCTCGTCGACGAGCTGGAGCGGATCACGTTGCCGTTCGGGCAGGACCAGACACCGTCGGACGCGGAGCTGCGGATCGCCCAGGCCCAGCTGGTCGGCTGGCTGGAGGGCTTGTTCCACGGGATCCAGACCGCGCTGGTCGCGCAGCAGATGGCGGCGCAGGCGCAGCTCACGCAGATGCGGCGGGCGTTGCCTGCGGGTCCGGGCGGACGGACGTTCGTGATCCCGGCGCCGCACGCGTCCGACGGCTCGCACGAGGCGGAGGACGACGGGCCGACGCCTGGCCAATATCTCTAG
- a CDS encoding BldC family transcriptional regulator, translated as MEQVLSGPVGRDDVPAVTTGRRRPVGVTPGAGPATTGEPAPISGSIERLLSPAEVAEQFGVDVRTVARWEHDGRLTAIRTLGGHRRYVQSEVVALLAARAAKDAK; from the coding sequence GTGGAGCAGGTGCTCTCGGGGCCGGTCGGTCGTGACGACGTGCCGGCAGTGACGACAGGGCGACGACGCCCCGTCGGGGTGACGCCGGGGGCGGGACCTGCGACGACGGGCGAACCTGCGCCGATCTCGGGCTCCATCGAGCGGTTGTTGTCTCCTGCCGAGGTCGCCGAGCAGTTCGGCGTCGACGTGCGCACGGTCGCGCGCTGGGAGCACGACGGGCGTCTCACGGCGATCCGCACCTTGGGTGGGCATCGCCGCTACGTGCAGAGCGAGGTCGTCGCGCTGCTGGCGGCGCGGGCCGCGAAGGACGCTAAGTAG